A single Aspergillus puulaauensis MK2 DNA, chromosome 7, nearly complete sequence DNA region contains:
- a CDS encoding uncharacterized protein (COG:G;~EggNog:ENOG410PGPU;~InterPro:IPR005828,IPR036259;~PFAM:PF00083;~TransMembrane:10 (i162-180o192-210i222-242o248-266i324-348o360-382i389-409o421-442i454-477o483-513i);~go_component: GO:0016021 - integral component of membrane [Evidence IEA];~go_function: GO:0022857 - transmembrane transporter activity [Evidence IEA];~go_process: GO:0055085 - transmembrane transport [Evidence IEA]), giving the protein MESADQSEISDTSHERSLQAWSDLRRHQILLDADEFVTKYDLDDLRSEIRTGALLLEDPDHVEGLTDADVAALAQEKRPTPIFSNELIKEFPYVCSAGGVLWGFTEALLLQSTPGQALRGDMFQTPLMLLDMLVKVDPTYWFCRILGYWCAVPLLRYFGRRGAVYGAVGLRLAGVLYALISPTFSTNAVSGAFYAMANGIFLCIMPMYLAETSPIPARGSILLTWQLTRGLGIFYGFWIFAIGSPTPLYLLAAFLLLGIGVCFWMSPESPYWHFYRGDMRQAYKMLLKHRQTAAQASRDLYRMYSFRAGDRRISSSARRTKRHLLQALTITVILVLSWTIPAISGNLVLLSLSNMTLSNYGYSTGAFVVLSIVLFGMMITLVERIGRRRLVLTCMGIMAFTLGVNMLTARAYLWGFSRWDLAIPQSIMLPYGALSILIDLYAAEVACSFGHDAIMAAIMTICGLRDLSALYLATMIAEMKGYWASWSFLAAAPLLLFLAVHLIFIFLVCVLLIETKGRSLEEIRAAFGFPIANRVAYRVRLYASYVTKRASVSRREELEPFEESEYGDGLIRLQEGNIG; this is encoded by the exons ATGGAGTCGGCCGATCAGAGTGAAATCAGCGATACCTCTCA CGAGAGATCCTTGCAAGCATGGTCGGACTTGAGACGCCACCAAATCCTCCTCGATGCCGACGAGTTTGTCACCAAATATGACCTGGACGACCTGCGCAGCGAGATCCGCACCGGCGCCCTCCTGCTCGAGGACCCGGACCATGTCGAGGGTCTGACAGATGCGGATGTCGCTGCACTCGCACAGGAGAAACGGCCTACACCTATTTTCTCCAATGAACTTATCAAGGAATTTCCATATGTCTGTTCTGCAGGGGGCGTTCTCTG GGGCTTTACGGAAGCACTACTATTGCAGTCTACCCCAGGCCAAGCTCTTCGGGGTGATATGTTCCAAACGCCACTGATGTTGCTTGATATGCTGGTGAAAGTCGATCCAACTTATTGGTTCTGTCGCATTCTTGGGTACTGGTGCGCCGTTCCATTGCTCCGATACTTTGGACGCCGCGGTGCTGTATATGGAGCCGTGGGCTTGAGACTTGCAGGCGTTCTTTATGCCTTGATATCCCCGACATTTTCCACAAACGCGGTCTCCGGCGCATTCTATGCAATGGCCAACGGGATCTTCCTGTGTATCATGCCCATGTACCTTGCAGAGACAAGTCCGATTCCAGCCCGCGGCAGCATCCTGCTTACCTGGCAACT GACTCGAGGCCTCGGGATATTTTATGGGTTTTGGATTTTCGCAATCGGCTCCCCAACTCCTCTATACCTCTTGGCAGCATTCCTGCTGTTGGGCATCGGGGTGTGCTTCTGGATGTCTCCAGAGTCGCCATACTGGCACTTCTACCGTGGAGATATGCGTCAAGCTTACAAAATGCTACTCAAGCATCGACAAACCGCCGCGCAAGCCAGCCGCGATCTATACAGGATGTACTCATTCAGAGCGGGTGACAGGCGGATATCCAGCAGCGCACGCAGAACAAAACGACATCTCCTGCAGGCGTTAACAATCACAGTCATCCTCGTACTTTCTTGGACAATCCCTGCAATATCAGGAAACTTGGTCCTCCTCTCGCTTTCCAACATGACGCTGTCCAATTATGGTTATTCCACTGGAGCCTTCGTGGTGCTCTCGATAGTTCTTTTTGGCATGATGATTACTCTTGTGGAGCGCATTGGACGACGGCGTTTAGTGCTAACATGCATGGGGATTATGGCCTTTACCCTCGGCGTCAATATGTTGACTGCCCGTGCATATCTCTGGGGGTTCAGTCGTTGGGACCTGGCGATTCCCCAATCCATCATGTTGCCATACGGCGCTCTATCCATACTCATTGATCTATATGCAGCTGAAGTTGCGTGCTCATTTGGCCATG ATGCCATAATGGCAGCCATTATGACCATTTGCGGCCTTAGGGATCTGTCCGCTTTATACCTGGCTACCATGATTGCTGAAATGAAGGGCTATTGGGCGAGCTGGAGCTTCTTAGCAGCGGCTCCATTGTTATTGTTCCT CGCTGTACACCTCATTTTCATATTCCTCGTCTGCGTCCTCTTGATAGAGACCAAGGGACGCTCTTTAGAGGAGATCCGCGCTGCATTTGGCTTTCCAATTGCCAATCGTGTCGCCTACCGTGTTCGCCTCTACGCTTCGTATGTCACAAAGAGGGCTTCTGTGTCGCGccgggaggagctggagccatTCGAGGAGTCTGAATACGGGGATGGCTTGATCCGGTTGCAAGAAGGAAACATCGGTTAA
- a CDS encoding uncharacterized protein (TransMembrane:1 (o53-73i)), protein MYTAYCTQILSELRTFASNDTSLTLSAANQTQTVPVRLVHSQLRVHQDAQTTYILLALLATIACFALLVFCAISRVAILPKEPGSIASRFSLLADSLLVRQLRQGKVSEVNEMRKWRENAALGWWRGIPPVSDTDRYSTSTSTWRWGVDIGHHVILQSWKNPPHYPHPPSPAASPAASPAASPSPNSTRSSLCSTPMLPELLFQREVEIPLTETDSQRSWSSISSIDVDILHDYTR, encoded by the coding sequence ATGTACACCGCGTACTGTACCCAGATCCTCTCCGAGCTCCGTACCTTTGCAAGCAATGATACCTCGTTAACCCTGTCCGCCGCGAACCAGACACAGACAGTCCCCGTGAGGCTCGTCCACTCCCAGCTCCGCGTGCATCAGGATGCCCAAACCACATATATCCTCCTAGCGCTTCTAGCCACGATAGCCTGCTTTGCGCTTCTGGTATTCTGTGCCATTTCCCGTGTTGCCATCTTACCCAAAGAGCCTGGGTCCATCGCGTCCAGATTCTCCCTTCTTGCTGACAGCTTGCTGGTCAGACAACTGCGGCAGGGGAAAGTATCCGAGGTGAATGAGATGCGCAAGTGGCGCGAGAATGCTGCTCTGGGGTGGTGGCGTGGTATTCCTCCGGTTTCTGATACGGACAGGTAttcgacgtcgacgtcgacgtggAGGTGGGGAGTCGATATTGGACACCATGTCATCCTGCAGAGCTGGAAGAACCCTCCACactatcctcatcctccttctcctgctgcttctcctgctgcttctcctgctgcttccccttctccgaATTCGACGCGGAGCTCCCTATGCTCTACGCCAATGCTCCCTGAGCTTTTGTTCCAGCGCGAGGTGGAGATACCACTGACGGAAACAGATAGCCAGCGGAGTTGGAGTTCTATCAGCAGCATTGACGTTGACATACTCCATGATTATACACGGTGA
- a CDS encoding uncharacterized protein (COG:T;~EggNog:ENOG410PQ9E;~InterPro:IPR000719,IPR011009;~go_function: GO:0004672 - protein kinase activity [Evidence IEA];~go_function: GO:0005524 - ATP binding [Evidence IEA];~go_process: GO:0006468 - protein phosphorylation [Evidence IEA]), protein MDPASVALAVVSVIDLCYKYGNKLAILCHQYRRLDTDLGETILTIQASWLKMDIQLKSLRAICDKLDYPLLNLYHDALTPLEAKLARASESFQVVQAKAGVAFNVHQKLKVVYLKRELAKTVEDLELWQRRFDPSWYLITRIANPDVDRKLQNVRPGQQQQQQHASASPSPSTRLARMRESIKQLSSQGEDASGSVFKDATSLSSEMARVEGTNAYMSSYRNGTRYVLLDPANMLSQNQISSTTAKLNIRDLARLLQHIDPLTFHLLRCDGVVELPTAHGKQFHLLFEIPVGLSTPKTLRQLLQQRPIRKCSLSHRIRLSKQLARSVMFVHAAGFVHKNISPATVLVFHDDKNNIELGPSFLIGFERIRRAEGRTDKFGDLDWEKNLYRHPLRQGLHPEDIFEMRHDIYSLGVCLLEIALWESFVRFEDGESGQRESVPWYGLEILDSLADRDQRRGAFATKDRLLEICKEDLPSIMGEKYTSVVVACLCCLDDSDDNPFRDEKSLQDRDGIVIGVRYIENVLLKLEELVL, encoded by the exons ATGGATCCCGCGTCTGTCGCTCTGGCCGTGGTCAGCGTTATAGATCTCTGCTACAA atatgGAAACAAACTGGCCATCCTGTGCCATCAATACCGACGCCTAGACACGGATCTCGGAGAAACAATCCTAACCATCCAAGCATCCTGGCTCAAAATGGATATACAACTAAAGTCGCTCCGAGCAATATGCGACAAGCTGGACTACCCGCTGCTGAACCTGTACCATGATGCGCTGACCCCTCTCGAGGCTAAACTCGCTAGGGCGTCGGAGAGCTTTCAGGTCGTGCAGGCAAAGGCCGGTGTGGCGTTCAACGTGCATCAGAAGTTGAAGGTCGTGTACCTGAAGCGCGAGCTCGCGAAGACGGTTGAGGATCTGGAACTGTGGCAGAGGAGGTTTGATCCGTCGTGGTACCTGATTACCAGGATCGCGAATCCGGATGTTGATAGGAAGCTGCAAAATGTTCGTccggggcagcagcagcagcagcaacatgcATCGGCGTCACCGTCACCGTCTACACGTCTAGCACGGATGAGAGAGTCTATCAAGCAGCTCTCGTCACAGGGGGAAGACGCAAGCGGGTCGGTTTTCAAAGATGCGACGTCGCTCAGCAGTGAAATGGCGAGGGTTGAAGGAACGAATGCATACATGTCGAGCTATAGAAACGGCACTCGATATGTCCTCCTTGACCCGGCGAACATGCTCAGTCAGAACCAGATATCCAGTACCACGGCAAAGCTAAACATCCGCGACCTGGCAAGACTCCTGCAGCACATTGATCCATTGACATTCCATCTCTTGCGATGTGATGGCGTTGTCGAATTACCAACAGCGCACGGGAAGCAATTCCACCTACTCTTCGAAATCCCTGTCGGTCTATCGACACCAAAAACCCTGcggcagcttcttcagcagaGGCCCATACGCAAATGTTCATTAAGCCATCGAATCCGATTATCCAAGCAGCTCGCCCGCTCAGTCATGTTTGTACATGCAGCAGGCTTCGTTCATAAAAACATAAGCCCAGCCACAGTCCTTGTCTTCCACGACGACAAAAACAACATTGAACTAGGCCCATCATTCCTCATCGGCTTTGAACGAATACGCAGGGCTGAAGGCCGGACAGACAAGTTCGGGGACTTGGATTGGGAGAAGAACCTCTACCGGCATCCGCTGCGTCAGGGCCTCCACCCGGAAGATATATTCGAGATGCGGCATGACATTTATAGTCTTGGGGTTTGTTTACTTGAGATAGCTCTGTGGGAATCATTCGTCCGCTTTGAAGACGGAGAATCGGGGCAGAGGGAGTCCGTCCCTTGGTATGGCCTGGAGATATTGGACTCCCTAGCGGATAGAGACCAGCGGCGTGGTGCGTTTGCAACAAAGGATCGACTATTGGAGATATGCAAGGAAGATCTACCCAGTATAATGGGGGAGAAGTATACGAGTGTCGTTGTTGCTTGCCTTTGCTGTTTGGATGATAGTGACGATAACCCGTTTCGGGATGAGAAGAGCTTGCAGGACAGAGACGGGATTGTCATAGGGGTGCGGTACATTGAAAAT GTCCTTTTGAAATTAGAGGAGCTGGTCTTATAA
- a CDS encoding uncharacterized protein (COG:S;~EggNog:ENOG410PSVQ;~TransMembrane:1 (o204-226i)): protein MTTMTAASETQDAHLPLTTTFTPPDSCISNLWLGSTSEKTWMNLGPITRSECLPSGWQKTDYYSPGVCPTGYGIAASGTVIDGSVTETAATCCPTLDGHTYFTRPRESSTASESLDCLWSPGPDVTTEFVYSWTGEDGSTSSTDTALSSDDHVNAYGVYIRWQSTDSSSPVSNTAASTTAAATSSETPADSSSGESGLSTGAKAGVGVGVAVGVILAVIALALFFLRRRNSRPAQYQQTPEDAGAVGLAYQPRSEMPTQYSQGLGKQVVELPAGEHTAELDGFKK, encoded by the exons ATGACAACAATGACAGCCGCAAGCGAAACGCAGGACGCGCATCTTCCTCTGACGACGACCTTCACGCCCCCGGATTCCTGCATCAGCAACCTGTGGCTCGGCAGTACCAGCGAGAAGACATGGATGAACCTGGGCCCGATAACTCGATCGGAATGTCTCCCCTCCGGCTGGCAGAAGACAGATTATTATTCCCCGGGCGTCTGTCCCACAGGCTACGGAATTGCAGCCAGCGGCACTGTCATTGACGGCTCTGTCACCGAAACCGCAGCAACCTGCTGTCCAAC ACTCGACGGCCACACATACTTCACCCGACCACGAGAATCATCTACCGCCTCCGAGTCCCTCGACTGCCTATGGAGTCCTGGCCCCGACGTCACCACCGAATTCGTGTATTCCTGGACCGGCGAGGACGGGTCCACCTCGAGCACCGACACGGCGTTGAGCAGCGACGACCATGTAAACGCATACGGCGTCTATATCCGATGGCAGTCGACTGATTCCAGCTCGCCGGTTTCGAATACCGCCGCCAGCACTACCGCAGCTGCGACATCCTCCGAGACACCCGCCGACTCGTCGTCGGGCGAGTCGGGGCTCTCAACAGGGGCTAAGGcgggtgttggtgttggagttgCTGTGGGGGTGATTCTGGCTGTAATAGCGCTGGCGTTGTTCTTCCTCCGGAGACGAAATAGTCGGCCGGCGCAATATCAGCAAACCCCCGAGGATGCAGGTGCGGTGGGATTGGCGTATCAACCGCGCAGCGAGATGCCGACGCAGTATTCGCAGGGGCTGGGGAAGCAGGTTGTCGAGCTGCCAGCAGGGGAACATACGGCGGAGCTGGATGGGTTCAAAAAATGA
- a CDS encoding uncharacterized protein (COG:Q;~EggNog:ENOG410QE9S;~InterPro:IPR036291): MTSPFVLILATGLELDTQIALKFAPHYPIAFLCDAQHNVDHLVKAVEEAGGEIAVFETNLSATEQLSASISTITSHFGSRCAAAIFQLRNEPTAAAGFLDQAAVDFREKAVLPIKNAYAFSRLTVPLLVNHADGAYPPTLMFAGTAGDSYSDEINDGALVALSRSLGREFGKKGVHVCHVKYKGLGVSSNSQDPESIAETYWHLHTQPLSCFSNEITI; this comes from the exons ATGACCTCGCCCTTTGTGCTTATACTGGCTACTG GCCTTGAACTCGACACCCAAATCGCACTCAAGTTTGCACCCCATTACCCCATCGCATTCCTCTGCGATGCTCAACACAACGTGGACCACTTGGTCAAGGCAGTTGAGGAAGCAGGCGGGGAGATAGCAGTGTTTGAAACAAACCTGTCCGCCACCGAGCAGCTCTCAGCCTCTATATCCACTATTACGAGCCATTTCGGAAGTCGATGCGCCGCAGCAATCTTCCAATTACGCAACGAACCCACTGCTGCAGCCGGATTTCTTGACCAGGCCGCTGTGGATTTCCGCGAGAAAGCCGTATTGCCCATTAAAAACGCCTACGCCTTTTCTCGGCTGACAGTACCTCTACTGGTTAACCACGCCGATGGCGCGTATCCTCCTACATTGATGTTTGCGGGGACAGCTGGGGATTCCTACTCAGATGAGATCAACGACGGCGCTCTAGTTGCCTTGTCTCGTAGTTTGGGACGGGAgtttgggaagaagggcgTCCATGTCTGCCATGTCAAGTACAAGGGACTGGGGGTATCTTCAAATAGCCAAGACCCGGAATCT ATAGCGGAAACATATTGGCATTTGCATACGCAGCCTTTGTCTTGCTTCAGTAATGAAATCACCATCTAG
- a CDS encoding uncharacterized protein (COG:T;~EggNog:ENOG410PQCF;~InterPro:IPR008271,IPR002110,IPR020683,IPR036770, IPR000719,IPR011009;~PFAM:PF13857,PF12796,PF00023,PF07714,PF00069, PF13637,PF13606;~go_function: GO:0004672 - protein kinase activity [Evidence IEA];~go_function: GO:0005515 - protein binding [Evidence IEA];~go_function: GO:0005524 - ATP binding [Evidence IEA];~go_process: GO:0006468 - protein phosphorylation [Evidence IEA]), with amino-acid sequence METAGDLIAPFRLEIKDLGDRRREIIYETGPEDTRIPVTTLWTRKRYFTHKETVYKNVYLDESTAGKLRVVKEILHQDPTRGNRCLELEAAARIAKDIGPSYTRLFVEFLGWFEIPDGVSLVLEYCALGDIDQFFAEPVSEQVSKAVAGQLLEGLAALHGLGIAHRDIKPQNVLIAEADPIAVKIADFGVSKYTADRTSLRSRVGTPEYMAPELLFGTSEESKYTNAVDIWSLGCLLFYLLTNIHPFPGFRELDEYYQGNAPYPDGPLVEYGVGSSGRCFIQRLMSPVPDDRPPASKVLLAEWEIGIDNAPTKQPSAETAESTQTIDVPSDFSLTETHWSAPSISQLPMDYWSSELLITTSQPPNGTPTHQRRTRALLESGADPNRIQNGYTALHHAARQGHPETVRLLLEYGADTWIRARTQQGHDYDYEGETALHLSTQRGDSQAFLDILHLLVARGVDVNAQDGMGNTVLYLAIARLASVEPVEALLGLGARTELLGRGGLTPLQYALSLDREEKARVLLSGGADPDIPSPDGRRPLHRAIESTRISFELVRQLAESGADVDATDDNGRSPLYEAVRQGRADVVHFLIDRGADTVLGSVAMEKRLQWMQFRRGLPWPLRK; translated from the exons ATGGAGACCGCCGGAGACCTCATTGCGCCGTTCAGGCTGGAGATCAAGGATCTCGGGGATCGAAGACGCGAGATCATCTATGAGACGGGCCCCGAGGACACGAGAATCCCTGTAACAACGCTATGGACGAGGAAACGCTACTTTACCCACAAGGAGACGGTCTACAAGAATGTATACCTGGACGAAAGCACCGCCGGGAAACTGCGCGTGGTGAAGGAGATCCTGCACCAAGATCCAACTCGCGGAAACCGGTGCTTGGAGTTAGAAGCTGCAGCCCGGATAGCTAAAGACATAGG CCCCAGCTACACCCGCCTCTTTGTCGAGTTCCTGGGCTGGTTTGAGATCCCAGATGGAGTCTCGCTCGTACTGGAATACTGTGCCCTCGGGGACATCGATCAGTTCTTCGCGGAGCCAGTGTCAGAGCAGGTTTCCAAAGCAGTTGCTGGTCAGCTACTCGAGGGATTAGCCGCATTACATGGACTGGGGATAGCACACCGCGATATCAAGCCGCAG AACGTCCTCAttgcagaagcagatccGATCGCGGTGAAGATCGCGGACTTTGGCGTCAGCAAATACACGGCTGATCGGACTAGTCTGAGGAGTCGAGTAGGTACCCCAGAGTACATGGCGCCGGAGCTTTTGTTCGGCACGAGCGAGGAGTCAAAGTATACAAATGCCGTGGACATCTGGTCGCTGGGGTGTCTTTtgttttatttattaacaAATATCCACCCTTTTCCGGGGTTCCGAGAGCTCGATGAGTACTATCAGGGCAATGCACCCTACCCAGATGGCCCTCTTGTGGAATATGGAGTGGGAAGCTCTGGACGATGCTTCATCCAGCGCTTGATGAGCCCTGTCCCGGACGATCGACCACCAGCATCCAAAGTCTTGCTCGCAGAGTGGGAGATAGGCATAGATAATGCTCCTACTAAACAACCAAGCGCAGAGACAGCCGAATCCACTCAGACCATAGACGTCCCATCGGATTTTTCCTTGACAGAGACTCACTGGAGCGCACCAAGTATCAGCCAGCTACCAATG GACTACTGGTCTTCAGAACTCCTCATCACCAcatcccaacccccaaaCGGAACACCCACACACCAACGGCGCACAAGAGCCCTGCTCGAATCCGGCGCTGACCCAAACCGGATTCAAAACGGATACACCGCACTCCACCACGCCGCAAGACAAGGACATCCCGAGACGGTGCGCCTCCTCCTGGAATACGGCGCCGACACGTGGATCAGAGCCAGAACACAGCAAGGCCATGACTACGACTATGAGGGGGAAACCGCGCTGCATCTGTCTACACAGCGGGGCGATTCCCAGGCATTTCTGGATATATTGCACCTGCTTGTTGCGCGCGGGGTCGATGTAAACGCCcaggatgggatggggaaTACGGTTCTTTATCTGGCGATTGCGAGACTAGCCTCTGTTGAGCCTGTCGAGGCGTTACTGGGGCTTGGGGCGAGGACGGAGCTCCTGGGGAGGGGTGGGCTGACGCCACTACAGTATGCGTTGAGTCTGGAtagggaggagaaggcgcgGGTTTTGCTTTCTGGGGGCGCGGATCCGGATATACCTAGTCCTGATGGACGCAGGCCGTTGCACCGGGCGATTGAATCTACCCGGATCTCGTTCGAGCTGGTGCGGCAGTTGGCGGAGAGCGGGGCTGATGTGGACGCTACTGATGATAATGGGCGCTCGCCGCTGTATGAGGCGGTTCGACAGGGTAGAGCAGATGTTGTGCATTTTCTTATTGATCGGGGGGCAGATACGGTGTTGGGCTCGGTGGCCATGGAGAAGCGTCTCCAGTGGATGCAATTTAGACGGGGATTGCCCTGGCCGTTACGAAAGTGA
- a CDS encoding LLM class flavin-dependent oxidoreductase (COG:S;~EggNog:ENOG410PK42;~InterPro:IPR011251,IPR036661;~PFAM:PF00296;~go_function: GO:0016705 - oxidoreductase activity, acting on paired donors, with incorporation or reduction of molecular oxygen [Evidence IEA];~go_process: GO:0055114 - oxidation-reduction process [Evidence IEA]) produces MTTSIRDGGPALKTPLDFPDSPLSLAQRQPLLLGVFLDLQDRHLSNHPTTNSWTFDYNLSIVQKAEASGFEIAFSRMQWLPKGGYDGEASLDSFIALGAMAAATSRILLISTIHVLYGPLHPLHIAKYGATLDHISKGRWGVNIVTGHRAIEHQMFGWNRIEHDKRYEMAGELVDVVNSLWGETENLTYEGKVSPWKLENAWITPKPLFGRPVLVNATGSPAGVDFAVKYSDLVFITSPGGADIGSALETLPGHIRNIKDAAKKAGREIKVLINPVVVSRDTPEETGEYLQGIVDGMGGDTEPKRFKGYDSDAHAWRGQNGPRKQGYKLGGNVEVIGSPKEVVEQFVELHRTGIDGLQLGFYDWEVDFDHFLDKILPLLKEAGLRV; encoded by the coding sequence ATGACCACCTCTATCCGAGACGGCGGCCCAGCCCTAAAAACCCCCCTGGACTTCCCCGACAGCCCCCTCAGCCTGGCCCAACGCCAACCGCTACTGCTCGGCGTCTTCCTCGACCTGCAAGACCGCCACCTCTCCAACCACCCCACAACCAACAGCTGGACCTTCGACTACAACCTCTCCATCGTGCAAAAAGCCGAAGCATCGGGTTTCGAAATCGCATTCAGCCGCATGCAATGGCTCCCAAAGGGCGGCTACGACGGGGAAGCATCACTCGACTCATTCATCGCCCTCGGCGCAATGGCCGCAGCAACCAGTCGCATTCTGCTCATCTCCACAATCCACGTCCTCTACGGGCCGTTACACCCCCTCCACATCGCCAAATACGGCGCGACGCTCGACCATATCTCCAAGGGGCGGTGGGGTGTTAATATCGTCACCGGGCACCGCGCAATCGAGCACCAGATGTTCGGGTGGAACCGGATCGAGCATGACAAGCGGTACGAGATGGCTGGGGAGCTGGTTGACGTGGTGAATAGTCTGTGGGGGGAGACGGAGAATCTGACGTACGAGGGGAAGGTCTCACCCTGGAAACTGGAGAATGCGTGGATTACGCCGAAGCCGCTCTTTGGACGGCCGGTTTTGGTGAATGCGACGGGGTCGCCGGCCGGTGTGGACTTTGCGGTGAAGTACTCGGATTTGGTGTTTATTACTTCGCCGGGGGGCGCGGATATTGGGAGTGCGTTGGAGACGTTGCCGGGGCATATTAGGAATATTAAGGATgctgcgaagaaggcggggaGGGAGATTAAGGTCTTGATTAACCCTGTTGTTGTCTCGAGGGATACGCCGGAGGAGACGGGGGAGTATTTGCAGGGGATTGTCGATGGTATGGGGGGGGATACGGAGCCGAAGAGGTTTAAGGGCTATGATAGCGATGCCCATGCGTGGCGAGGACAGAATGGCCCGCGGAAGCAGGGGTATAAGCTCGGCGGGAATGTCGAGGTTATCGGGTCGCCGAAGGAGGTTGTCGAGCAGTTTGTAGAGCTGCATCGAACGGGCATTGATGGGCTGCAGTTAGGGTTCTACGACTGGGAGGTCGACTTTGACCACTTCTTGGACAAGatccttccccttctcaagGAGGCTGGACTGCGCGTTTAA
- a CDS encoding MAPEG family protein (COG:S;~EggNog:ENOG410PR9G;~InterPro:IPR001129,IPR023352;~PFAM:PF01124;~TransMembrane:1 (o20-39i)) encodes MSIATNHGLAPGSSPEDLTAWYLIINALWAYAFSSARGLKMLYKIDNQVSPRGDLDKYGPRAVSEGKLTQAQLERLKRNEAAHANSMDHFPVFATALVLAKVAGLPTADVNFAALAYTGFRFAFWGNYVFSATFGWAALRPVFWWGSNVVCLRLIWRAGKVFNGA; translated from the coding sequence ATGTCCATCGCCACAAACCACGGCCTCGCGCCAGGCTCCTCCCCCGAAGACCTAACCGCCTGGTACCTGatcatcaacgccctctGGGCCTACGCATTCTCGTCCGCCCGCGGGCTAAAAATGCTCTACAAGATCGACAACCAAGTCAGCCCGCGCGGCGATCTCGACAAATACGGGCCCCGGGCCGTGTCAGAGGGCAAACTCACCCAGGCCCAGCTCGAGCGGCTGAAGCGCAATGAAGCGGCGCACGCCAACTCCATGGACCATTTCCCTGTCTTTGCGACGGCGCTGGTCCTGGCCAAGGTTGCGGGATTGCCGACGGCGGATGTGAactttgcggcgctggcttATACGGGGTTTAGGTTTGCGTTTTGGGGGAATTATGTGTTTAGTGCGACGTTTGGGTGGGCGGCGCTCAGGCCGGTGTTTTGGTGGGGGAGTAAtgttgtttgtttgaggTTGATCTGGCGCGCTGGGAAGGTGTTTAATGGTGCATAA